The genome window aaaaaatttggaagagaGGAGAACCAAACCTTTCTCTTCTAATACACACCCAAATTTGTGATTCACACACCCAATTTCATATCAATTTCCTCTCCCTTGGAGTGCAAGAAGGCTCAAAAAGTTCTTGCAATGGAAACAGCAGGCAAAATTCTCAGAAGATCAGTCCACACATTTCTTCTAAACTACCAATACTTCACCTCAACTGCTGCACTCATTGCCTTACCCTTCTCAGCCTCAGTTCTCATCTCTCAAGCACTTCTTCCTTCAAGCTCCGCCCTCTTGGCCGCCGTCTACAACCGCCTCCACAGTCTTTTCAACGCGGCTGGCTTCCCTCCCTCCTTGGAATTCTTCAACATTCTCAACCACAAGCTCTCCCAAACCATCACCTCCTCAGTCTTCACATTCCCATTCTCCCTCACCTTCCTCCTCATAACCAAATCTTTTGTAATCCAAACTCTCAGCCGCCACCAGAAACCGAATTCCTCATCGCACCCATCATTTCTTTCCACAATTTCTCTCTACACCCCACTCCTCCACACCCATGTTTACAACTCGTTTTTTATCATCTCTGCCAATGCAACCGTCTTTTCTATCTTGTTCATCGCCTTCAATGTCCTCGAAGGATCCGGGTTCTCTTCTCCGAACACCCTCCTCTTCTTATCGGCATCTGGGGCAGTTTTGTACTCCATTGTTCTTGCCAATGCACTCATAATATGCAATCTTGCATTGGTTCTATCAGGTACACAAAATAGTGGCGGCTACTTGGCAATTCTCAAGGCTTGTCTTTTAATCAGAGGAAGAACTTCAACTGCTCTCTCTCTTGCTTTGCCTGTCAGCTTAACCCTAGCTGCAGTTGAAGCATTGTTCCAATACCGCCTCGTACGAGCCTGCCATTTCACAAGACAGCTCGGATCTTCCATGGCCATGGAGGGTGTTTTCATTGCTTATTTGTACTCAATTCTTGTTGTTCTTGATACAACTGTGAGCTTTTTGTTCTTGCAAAGCTGCAAGCCGAGTTCTCGAGGGATCGAATACAGAGACGACGAAGAAAGTTGTGGAGATTTGAAGGCTGTCAAAGTGCTTCCATGAATTTTGGTTCAAGAAATTGAAGGGAAcccttcaaagttcaaaccaaTCCAGTTTTAGttcattcctttttttttttagaggaaAGAATGTAAAAAAGGCAttgccaaagaaaaaaaaaatagtttgtatcttcaattcaaAGCATGATTTCTTTTGCTTGGTAATCACTCACACCAGGCAACTTTCTTGACATAAAAAAAGCGTCCTCTCTAAAGTAGGAGAATTGTATACACAACTTTGCTTATGACTATTATATTCCATTTTATTTAGCTGCTTTGttccaatctttttttttaagggatTACCGGGTGGCTTTGCTATAACAATTCATTTTTTCAAGGGCtgactcacagaggcatttcaacCTCTCCTTTACcaccatcgtgtgattcacGAGCGTTAGATATTAAACCCAGAACATGCCGTGTGGAATACAGACCTGAAATTCGTTCCCAACCATTGGAATTTGGCAACTTTAGCAGTGTGGATGTTACATTTTGgtctctttgtttctttttccacTTTTGTTATTGAAGTTAGTTTTGTGTTGGTTTAGCATTAGAGGGATAATATTGGTCAAATTCCAATGAATTGTACCAGAGTGATTGAGCAATATAAAATTGACATCTTGCAGCGGTTTATAAACTCAtgcatgaaatttcaaagatgtTCTATTGTGTACGCAAAAGATATTTTGAAACTCAGTCAtcacatttttcacaaaaaaacaaacaaaaaaaatgtagcTCATAGTCTTATATTGATTTTGCTAAAAActgcaaaaatcattttaaaacatattttcgTGAAATTTTCATCACACCATATGGTTTTTTAAATTCATACATGATACACGAGATATTTATGACATCACGTGACGATGTTACCAACATTCAACAATTACACTTTTCACAAAAAATGTGAGCATTAACTCACTAGTTTTAATTGATGGTCcaaatttcatgtttaattgTGGGACTCAATTTATTAATTTGAAAAGGTTGCAGGTGACTTTGGAAATATACAAGGTCTGTTGAATGTGCGTTTTTCCCGTGTGGCATAGCAAATCTAACTTTGTTACTTACGTTGAGATGTTCGTACTGTGATTTGTCGTTGTATTATTATAAtcgtatttttgttttcttctgatCTTTTAAATTTGTATTCATAAACAGGAAACTTCAGTCATCAATTAGTTTGATAGTTAAAACTCTTTGAGAAATTGATAGAGGATGCAAATCATAAATTTCTCTAAAAATATGGAAATTCtgaaatttcatgaatttaagTATATACTTTTTGACTAACAACCACAAGGAAGAAACAGTCAGTTTCTTAAACCaacctatatttattttacaattacaacaacaaagccttatcccattaaatggggtcggctgtatgaatcctaaagCACTGCTGCGCTCAGTATTTATTTTACAATTaccctaaaaatttaaaaaattcccTGTCGTCGTCTAGTTTCTTTCTGAACCTGATTCCCTATACAACGCCTATCACGACGGGTCTCCtatccaaaatttcaatgtgACGAGGAACTAAATTATATGTTACAGGAAAATGAATTGAATTCTAAACTACGGAGAGAGGGTTAGTGTGATTTACAGGAGTTCCACGGCACAGCAGCGATGTGGGATTTACAGATCCCAACGGCATCTTCCTTGGCGCTGTACATTTTATGCCAAACGAATGATGAAAGCTGAAACCTGATTGTGAACCGAGACTGAACTTTGCTCTCCCAAGGATGCCAGAGGGGCCATGTCCGACATCATGGTGGAAGACGAAGCCAGATTGCCTCGGGGAACCCTTGCTTCTAAATGAATGGTACACAACTGTAGAGTGAGAGCCAAGGTCCGGTCTCTTTGTATGATATCCCACATGACTGATCAGTTGGCCGTGATCGTCTGATTGAACATCTTGTCAAGCATGTATAGTTAAAGATTCATGCATagttcaaaacttcaaatgCTGCAGGACTCGACTAGTTGCCCTTTCCGCCCTCATCCAAATAATATCTCGAAGGGCTTTCCTTTGCACTAGTTCTGAGAAGGGGATTCCGACCAGGATCCTAAAAGCATATGCTCCTTGCCACTAGTTAGCAACACTGCGACTGAACACTCTTCTGTATGGCGGGAGAGCTCGATTTCCCATGTAGCGATAGAATGACTATATCCTTCACCTATTTTGGTGCTTTTTTTGTGAGGTTAATGCCCTGGGCCTTTTCCATTTCAGCTTCCTTTTcggctttcttcttctccaattcAGCCTGTTTGATATTCTCTTCGTGTGCTTTCCGAAACAACTTAACAAAGTTCAAGAGAGTCACAGTAACTGCAGTCATCAAAACAGGGTTTTAATACGGTTTAAGTCAGCTCCATTATTACTGCATGAAAAGAGTGCATTTGTAGGCATCCAGAGAAGCCCTCAGCCCCTAAAATAGCATAAAGGTCCCAAAACTATCTTACAAAAttcaaaatctaaaaaattcaaaaaccccCCAACCCCACCCGCAACTAACCTTGCTCAAATGGACAGCGGGCGGGATCCTCACCAAAATATAATGCAAGAGCATCTGCATTTCTACCCTGTCCACCAAAAGCAAATGACAAAATTGAGAtcacaaaatacaaaataagaCAGGCGACAAGGAGACGATAATTAGCATATTACCACTACAGAATATAGGTTTGTCACAGATGCCACTTCGGTCTCAGCAACAGTAATGAACTCTTTCAATGTCTAgaaattcaacaacaaaaacaagtaCAAAGAAATTGTTAGGGAATAGgaaaaaacagaagaagaaaggaagggCCTTTCAAGAAAGCTTTATAAACTTTAAAAGAGAAAGATTACATACCTTACGGAAAACTTCTGACACAGGGCCATCATTTTCTGATGCCGTCAGCTCCTGCTTGAGCTTTTCTAACCCCTTGATTAAAGCTTGCATTTCTTCAGCTAAAGACTTCAATTGTATCTGCATGGAAACAAGATTTGTCACATTCAAAATCTAACTACAATGCTTAGAATTAGCACCAAGGAAACGAATGAGCACCTTTGTTGCAGGCTCCAGGCTGACAAGGTCCTGGTAAAAATCAAGAAGTCCTGGCGATTTAGAAGCAAGGATCTAAGACACAAGAAAGCCAAACATGAGACTCAAAATATGATAGTTATCTTGTATCTCAAAACATTTGGcaacaaaaacataaattttgcaAGCACTCATCTCTTATTTGTTAGTTCTAGATCATCTCTTATTCCCCGCTTTGATTATTCATTACATAACCAAAACTATTTAAGAAACGTACCTTACAAAGATAATGCATGAGTGTCATCTTACTAGTAGAGGCACGCGTATCATAGAGCTTCAGTAGACTGTCCAACTTGAACCCAACAGCAGCACCTGTACAAAAACATTTGACAATTCATATTATTTTGGAGGCTACCTAAAATAAAGCCAAGTGCACATAGGAATTTAAAATGGAACATGAAATAGCTGGTTTCAAATATAAAGGTTGCTTCTGCCAGTAACTCTTAATTCTCCAGGATAAATTCTAAGGTCCAGATAAAAAGATCAATTCTAAGCTCCGGCATGTGAAGCACATGCCTCAGAATAAAGTGtcgttaaaattaattaaatcctCCTCCTTGAACCCAACAGTGATCATAATTTTAAAACAGAAGCACAATGTTCCGAAAGGACTTGCCTATGGTTAAATCAAATGGTACTCAAGCGTTTGAAAGCCATTTGGAGATATGAGGCAGTTGCTTTGCATTCATATAATTTATCTTAATACTTCCCACCTCCCAGTATACAGTAATAGATTATCTAAAGTGCTTACTTTAAGCAACATGTAAAAGAACCTTCCTACATGCTCTAAGTCAACAAACATAACAAATTCCAATATAACTTACCCCTTGCAGTTCCTTGGTTCAATGTGTTCCCCAAAAAAAGAATCTTCTTCATAATTTCCTTCAGCTTAGAAGAGTTCCGAACCTAATTTATCAGTAAAAGAGTAGCTAAGTTAAAATCGGTATCTATATACTGCAGGAAGCGATTCATTAGTAGTGCTGACATACCTCCTCACATGCAGAGTTTACTGTGTTCAAACTTCTTGTAAATTCTGAGACCTGCAAAAAAGGTCAATAATTAGATATGATGCAAAGAGACATACATTAGGTCCCATTTACTGCATTGGGAACAAAACGGCAGATACTACCAAACCTGAGTGTTGAACTGAATCTTGAAAGAAAATACTCTCATCTTTGACTCCACCCGAGGCACTTTCATCAACTCCAAAAAAAACTGAAACATTACAAATATACAGAGACTTTATATATCTGACAATTAGTTATAGCTGTAAAAGTATTTAAGGGACATTACAATCCAATATGCACTCAAAACATCTAACACATAATTGCTATTATTAAAATTCTCTGAGcaacataaaatatttttaggaAAACAATATTCAAAAACTCAATAAAACTACAACCACAAAAACTAATCTGAAATGACTCCGCCTGAATTAACATCACTTCATATAACATGCTATGGTGCCTCACTAAATGTCTAGGTTTTTCCTATGTCTATTTAACACACCAATTAAACCAGTAGCAGTGCAACTTAGCATCTTAAACAAGGACAAGCGAAATATATCCCTTAGAATCTTTCATTTTTCAACAGTCCAGGGAAATCCTTTATTGATGTTTACCGATTATCAGCCCATCTTCAAGTCTTCCATTGCCGCCACATTTATACGTGTAGTAATATTCGAGgaatatttgaaaattaaactGAATAAGTAGTGAATGGACTGATCTGTGTCTCCTTAATATTATAACTTCATAGAGTACAGGATAAGGGGCCCAGTATAGAATTTAAATCATAATCAATATCCAAAATCTGGTCAAAGCTTTCGTACATGACACAGAAAGGGCCAGCgacttagagcatctccaatgggaGATGCAAAATCCCTTGAAATGTGTAATATACAATTTTGGTTGGCCAGTCAACTTTCCAACGGAGATATGCAAATATTAATCCTAccattgaagatgctcttatAGTAACTACGACAAATACTTCAAGAATATATTTGATCTGGTCATACCTGTTCACACCTCCCCAGGGCCTCCTTGTCACCAGTGTAGTTCTAAACAACAGAAATCACAAGCAAGAAAACATATGATTAATGAGGGGATGGAGCCATGTCAGATTGTAAAAAGAGTAAAATAACCATCaaaatagtaaaaataaaataaagaaaaaaggctACACCTTGAGAAGTTCCATCTCCTCTTTAGTAggacaaaatttaattaaattttccaCCTGATCAACATCTAATACTGAGTCATCCATTTTTAAAACAGCAGCCTGAGAATgtgcatataaatacataattagCTAAGTATGAAAAGCGTTCATTTACAACATCAGCATTAAAATATTCGGGAAGCAAAAAGCCAATTGAGAAGACTCATCAGATATGCAAATTATCTATATTCACAAATCATGAGTAAGAAGAAATTCAACTGTATCAGTTTACCATCATATCAGGAAGTGGCATCTTAACTTTTGTGAGCATAATTTCTGTGTTGTATGCCCTTCTCAGGTCAACCTACAATGTGGTTCAAAGAGAATCACAGTAAGAAAGTAGAGAAGTAATAGCATCTGAAATTATatggaaaaaagagaaaaaaaaatattcatcaaAATAAATCTCTGCGTTAACAAATATAGCCAGCATCGTACACACCCAACTTATCAATATAAGTGCAACTCTACAACAAAAACTCTAGAGACATGGAGAGATGGTTGACAGATAGTTACATTCTAACAGAAGAATCAAATCCCATAACCGGTAGGAAGAACAGGGAAAGAATCACCTTTAACAAGCATAacttttttgttcaaaaaaaacaaGCATAACTTTTAGAAGGATGATTTTACAGTAAAATAACCAATTGCATAAAATTACCAGTTGAACTTTGTCAGGTTTAGAACCAGCAGGCTTGCGGCGCCCTCCTTTATCTcctgagtttgaagattttggaACTGTAGCAGAGAAAAGGCTCTCTATCTCTGACACATCAAATTCCTGCGCACTAGATTAAAAGAGAAGCATATTAGTGATTTGAAATGAACAATCCTGAAATAAAATACATGGTTGTGTGTGTTGAACATGTAAGATCCATCAAATCAACAACAAAACTTTATGGCAGAAAACAGCTATAAAGGCAATAATAAGTTGAAAAATAAGATGGAATACTTTTGAGTCTCTCCATGTCTTTGCAGTTCCTCCCACAGGCTTCCTTGCAACGCCCTTGTCACCTTGTTCCAATGTAGTGGTTTCAAGGAGGAGCGTCGAGGCGCTGTGGCAGGTATCCCACGTCCGCGCCCTCTGCCAGCAGCAGGTCCTCTGCCACCTAATGagggtggtggtggaggagcaCCACCAGGAAGTCCAGGTGGAGCAGGAGGCCCTGGACCACGACCTCctggaggtggtggtggaggtggtgcTCCAGGCTGTGAGGGAGCGCGGCCTCCACCgggaggtggaggaggaggtggcACACCATGCCCTGAAGGTGGTGGAGGGGGTGGAGGCACTCCCCCACACATTGGAGGGGGTGGCGGAGGTGGTGCACCACGTCCTGAAGGTGGTGGAGGTGGCCCCCCACGCATTGGAGGGGGCGGTGGAGGTGGGGCCCCATACATTGGAGGTGGCGGCGGAGGGGGGGCACTGTGCATTGGAGGTGGCGGTGGAGGTGGGGGCCCACGCattggaggtggtggtggaggtggagCTCCTTGCattggaggtggtggtggtggtggtggaggaggtgCTCCATGTACTGAAAATGGTGGTGGGGGTGGTGGAGGTGGAGTTCCACGTAAAGGTGGTGGAGGTGGAGCCCCTTGCATTGGAGGTGGTGGGGGCGGGGGTGGCTGTGAAGCTCCATGTAAAGAAGGTGGGGGCGGTGGTGGAGCTCCAAATAAGGGAGGTGGTGGCGGTGGATGTGGAGTTCCTTGCATTGGAGGCGGCGACGGTGGTGGGGGTGGTGGAGTAGATGAAACTCCCGGCAAAGGAGGCGGcggtggaggaggaggtggagtaCCACGAGTAGGTGGTGGCGGTGGAGTAGGTACTCCAACTCCAAGAGGTTTGGATACACTTGCAGCAAGAGGAGGTGGAGGGGGAGGCGGTGATGGTGAATTTTGAGAACTTGCCACCATAACATGAGCAGCTGAAGAGTACCCAACCTTCCAAAGGGACGAAGAAGGCTGTGGAGGCATTATGGTGCCACTATTCTGCCCACCAGATTGCAGCGGAGGTGGAGGGAAAGGGGGAGGTGCAGGGACCAAAGCTATACCAGTATTCTGCGTGATAGATGACGAGGCAtaaggaggtggaggtggaggtggaggtggaggtggtggcGGGGTAGAAGATGGAAACAAGCACGAGACTGGAGAGGGCTTTGAGAAGACAGAATTAGAACTTAGCAGAGGAGGTGGCAGCgatggtggaggaggaggagaaggaggtgCTGTTGCAGCTACTTGTGACAATGGTATAGCTGGTGACAAAAGCTTTGGAGAAGTGTACAATGAAGATATTTGAGACATAGGTGGTGGAGGCGGAGGTGGAggcggaggtggaggtggaggggAAACTGCTTGTGCATCAGTATGTTCTGTTGTAATAGAGGAAGTCTCTGTCTCTTGGATTGGTGGTAGTGTCGATGGCAGGCAGGATGTGGATGTCTCTGTTAGTGTCTCTGGTGCAGACTTCGAATGCTTCAAAGGGTCCACTTTACTATGTTTCAGTTCAGTTTCCACATCCTTTGAAACCACAGTTCCAGAAGAAGCTTTCAGTTTATCATTTGCATTTGTATCTTTTGAAGAAGCAGCACCGGCAAAACCAGCTGGTGCACTATTATATCTTGATGGTGGATAGGAAACGTGCATTGAATTAGTATAAGAGCCTTTGTTAGGGGGAATCCACCTAGACACCGCATTTGGTTTTGCTATTTTTGCCGAAGTTCCCTGAGTTTCTTGTTGTTTAGACTTCTGTTTTGCTGTCGTAGTTTCTACACCTACTTTTGTGTTAAATGAAGGCTGTCTCTTATAGGCAGGTGGCTGCAATTTCTCAGCTTTTGGTCTAGAGACCTCAGCACTCAGTTTTGATTGTGCAACCTTGGTCTCTAATCTCTTTCGTGTAGCCAAGTCTTCTTCATTAGTTATATCTTCCATCTCTTCCAATTTCTGGCGCACCTCTTCTACCACTTCCTTAGTTCCAGTATGACTCCGCACATCAGCAGCAACTGGGATGGAATTTGACTTCATATCTCCATCATCCACAGCAATGTCTTTCACAGCATCGACATTGGAATCCACCTCACCGAGCTTATACTTCACATCATCAACGGCAATGTCCTTCACTGCATCATTATTAGAATTTGCCATTCTGTCCTTTTTGTGCTTTCCATCGTCTGACGTACAGTCTACAAAAGCATGACGATCTAAATCCTCCTTCCAGACTTTTTGCTGATCTATATGTTTACGAGTATTGTCGTGAACCATGGAAGAGTCGAAATCCGCCTTCACTTCCTGTGAATCCAATGCATTGCTAAATATCTCTTCCACCTCAAAAAATTCCTCGGGTGAAGCACTCCCTGTCTCGTTTTCTTCACTTGCCACAACTGTGGTGATATTAGGCACAACAGCATCAGCGTCCAGAAAAAGTACCTGATACAGATTTGAGTATGCATTCAACTCCTATAGCATCAGAAAAGGACATCCACACAATAAACAATAACATACCTCTGCTCTGAAGTCCTTTGGAAATTGATCCTTGGCATCCCAAAGAATATCAATATCATCACGACCAAGCATCAATATATTTGACCGTACAAATGCTGTGTGGAACATAACCCTGAACATCATCTCCTCGCGAACAAGATCTTCATCCAGGTGGATGCATTCAAGAACCACATCCCCTCGAACACGGCAACGAATATCAATTTTCACCAGCACACACTCTGCCTGTGATTAGGATTCATAAGAATGCTTAAAAAATATATCATCTTATACATCAGATTTCGTTGCATGAAGTAGACATTACCTGTACATAGAGGTGGGTATTCTTTTCATTCCTTAAAGTTGAAAAGAGAAGCTTAGAGATCCTGTTAGCTGGTGTAGAAGGGTCTTGACCAAAAACACGTATGAAAGGCCTACAACCTTTTCCATCATCAAAAAGTGGAAGGTTTCGAAGTATCAGACAATCCAAAAGTAAAGGTGTATCTGATGGAGGCCATTCAGAACCCAAATTTCGTCGCGAAATGTACTGAAGATATCTCATCTGCGAAGGCTGTGGGTTTAAAGGAGACAAAAGATGGAGAAGTTCCCTAGGAGCCTGCTTGTAAACCATTTCAAGAGTCTTCTGCTCCCCATTGTATTGTTTACGGTACAACAGAAGACCCGCAAGCATAAATGCGAGAACAGGCCATCCTCCTCTTTCACAGTGCATCAGTAACACATTCTGTTGCCCCTCCAATGACAACCAACTTTCACTCGAACGAAGGAAGTGATGAATCATCTCTAGTGGCAACAAAGGACATCCCTCATATTGCCGAGGGTAATCCATTACTGTCATGTCATACTGCGAAAGCACGTCGGAAATTTGGCTCCGCCTATCCCCTTCTCTGAAGTTAAACACCATGAAAGAAGCATCCGGGAAGTAGTCTTGCAGCTGTGCTACAATGCCACCCAAGTATACTTTGTACTCATCTTCTTCCAACACATCGGTCGAGAAGCAGCAGTCAAAAACTGCATAATTTGGAGCCAAAACAAGTTAAAATCAATCCACATTACACTAAAAGGTTCACAATTTTGAGCTAAAAGAATCCCCAAACATACAAAATGcactaaaaaaatacaaaattcaatcgatttcgaagcaaattcaatcgCATTTCAGCAAGAACCCCAAAAAAAGACTCTGAATTTCCATCAAATTCAATCGCATTGGCCCAAACACGGACCAAACCTCAACAATTGAGCACCAAAAAACCAGAATTTCTCAAATTCTCAAGAAACAGGAAACGGCAAATTACCGTACACCCGCTCGGAGATCTCAAGAAGGCGGTCCGGCGGCTTCCGGTAAAAGAATCGTCTGAACAGCGCCATCAGATGGCGCTGTTTCTCCCCCGATCGGATCCAAAACGGTAATCCAAACCAGCTCCAATTAGATCACAATCCCGATCCCTAACAATATACGCAGCCAGATCTCCCCCTTATCCGATTCTTCAACGGTCCAAAACCCGACCCGAACGAGCCGAACCCTTCCGGCGAAACGAAAATCACGAAAGAAATCGCCTATTGAGAAAAATCAAAAGGGGGTATTGAATTCCCGAGACGAAGTGAGGGAGTGGGGGTTTTGGGAATGGAAAAGCAAAGGGAATTGGAATTCGAGggaattctagagagagaaagaagagaggagagagagagaagagaagtgGACTGAGAAGGAGAAAGCAGCTATTAGGACCCGACCCGTCTTCTTCTCCCTGGCTCCTTGGGCACCTGTGTGTCTTCTGCAactcttcctctttttttttccttttttttttttaaatttaattctcttctttttatgtttttctgtttttcggTTGGGCAGCGCGGGGAGCGATCGGGCGGGCAGCTGTCCGACGTGGCAAATACGACACTGGTAAAATAATTGATCAATGAATTAAATTCGTTATGAGGTAATTAAGACCACTGTAACTGcctgaaaaggaaaaagattaCGTTTGTTTCTTTGGTCTTGTGGTAAACCTCtgtttaaaatatcgatgtagATCTTTGTTTAAAAGTGAGATGTTTTAAATTCGAATATCGTGAATGgtgaatttgatatcaaattaagcTGGCCATTATGTAATTTAGCCGAATTCTTCATTTCATAGcgtaaaaatatcgatatactaaaaaaatatatatataaatgtgggtgaaaatattAATACGGTGAAAttacgataaaaaaaaaaggtcgtacccagtgcacaaggctcccgctttacgcagggtctgggagaggtgaatgtcggctagccttacccccatttatggagaggctgctcccaagtctcgaacccgagacctaccgttCATGGGCGAATGCACTtgtcatcgcaccaagtgcgacctctttaaTACGGTGAAATTACGatattcaaattaattagtaTTTCGGTCTAAttgtatttattttcatttgtaagtgagaggttttagattcaattttcaccaaagacgaatttgaatcatataattgctagctcattgtgaggttaaatcCACCACTCTCCCTTTACAAtagataatatcgattgttcaaaaaaaaattgccgatatataaatttataaaaatattaatggtTATATCAATATCATTTGTCTTTGACGAAAGTTATGGAAAGTTGTAATAGAGTGGGTATATCAACTCATTCAGATATAAtcaaaattagagaaaaattctttaaaaaaatttttaaaaaattcgaAATTTGAAATGTGTTTTAGAAAAATATTGATATTCATTGATTTTCCTATATATCGTCAATATAAGGTGAAATTTGCATTTCATTCCTTTACATATCGATCcttgttttttaaatatttcacGAAAAATAACGACACTTTCGTGGATATTTTATACTTTCGTGGATATTTTAATACTTTCGTAGCATTAAGCAAGTTTACTTTCTTTTAATCACAAAAAGTTAGAATTGTCAGAAACTTAAAAGTGTTGCAATAGTAGTGACTCAAGTTCATTTGAAAACAATTTATAAAGGGCCATTTTCAAGATATTTTTACTTTGATCGTTGCACGAGTCAAATACATGTAATTCGAGTTTTGTCtagcttttattttattttttttcaactatAATGCTACTTCAAAATGCACAATACGATTTATCATgagatttttaaatttctaaattagacaaaataataaaataagtaCTCGTTAATGAGTACCTAAGTAATATTCTCGATCTTAGGCTATATCGAAAGGCACTTTATATTGATTTGCTTTGATTTGCTTTGATTTACAATCCAAGAATTCAAATTTGAAGTTCCAATGTTCATCTTTTGAGGATAGGGAGGCCAAGAAGTTATATAATCATATTGCGCCAAAAAAACGTCATGTCGTCGCGTGTGTACGTTTCCGGGAACGTCTTTCGCTCGTTACCTGCAATACGACAGCTTTGCAGCACCGAGGGATGTCGTTAAGCAACTGGAACCACCACATGATTGCTCTCACGTGTG of Malus sylvestris chromosome 6, drMalSylv7.2, whole genome shotgun sequence contains these proteins:
- the LOC126625343 gene encoding uncharacterized protein LOC126625343, which produces METAGKILRRSVHTFLLNYQYFTSTAALIALPFSASVLISQALLPSSSALLAAVYNRLHSLFNAAGFPPSLEFFNILNHKLSQTITSSVFTFPFSLTFLLITKSFVIQTLSRHQKPNSSSHPSFLSTISLYTPLLHTHVYNSFFIISANATVFSILFIAFNVLEGSGFSSPNTLLFLSASGAVLYSIVLANALIICNLALVLSGTQNSGGYLAILKACLLIRGRTSTALSLALPVSLTLAAVEALFQYRLVRACHFTRQLGSSMAMEGVFIAYLYSILVVLDTTVSFLFLQSCKPSSRGIEYRDDEESCGDLKAVKVLP
- the LOC126625338 gene encoding formin-like protein 20, translated to MALFRRFFYRKPPDRLLEISERVYVFDCCFSTDVLEEDEYKVYLGGIVAQLQDYFPDASFMVFNFREGDRRSQISDVLSQYDMTVMDYPRQYEGCPLLPLEMIHHFLRSSESWLSLEGQQNVLLMHCERGGWPVLAFMLAGLLLYRKQYNGEQKTLEMVYKQAPRELLHLLSPLNPQPSQMRYLQYISRRNLGSEWPPSDTPLLLDCLILRNLPLFDDGKGCRPFIRVFGQDPSTPANRISKLLFSTLRNEKNTHLYVQAECVLVKIDIRCRVRGDVVLECIHLDEDLVREEMMFRVMFHTAFVRSNILMLGRDDIDILWDAKDQFPKDFRAEVLFLDADAVVPNITTVVASEENETGSASPEEFFEVEEIFSNALDSQEVKADFDSSMVHDNTRKHIDQQKVWKEDLDRHAFVDCTSDDGKHKKDRMANSNNDAVKDIAVDDVKYKLGEVDSNVDAVKDIAVDDGDMKSNSIPVAADVRSHTGTKEVVEEVRQKLEEMEDITNEEDLATRKRLETKVAQSKLSAEVSRPKAEKLQPPAYKRQPSFNTKVGVETTTAKQKSKQQETQGTSAKIAKPNAVSRWIPPNKGSYTNSMHVSYPPSRYNSAPAGFAGAASSKDTNANDKLKASSGTVVSKDVETELKHSKVDPLKHSKSAPETLTETSTSCLPSTLPPIQETETSSITTEHTDAQAVSPPPPPPPPPPPPPPMSQISSLYTSPKLLSPAIPLSQVAATAPPSPPPPPSLPPPLLSSNSVFSKPSPVSCLFPSSTPPPPPPPPPPPPPYASSSITQNTGIALVPAPPPFPPPPLQSGGQNSGTIMPPQPSSSLWKVGYSSAAHVMVASSQNSPSPPPPPPPLAASVSKPLGVGVPTPPPPPTRGTPPPPPPPPPLPGVSSTPPPPPPSPPPMQGTPHPPPPPPLFGAPPPPPPSLHGASQPPPPPPPPMQGAPPPPPLRGTPPPPPPPPFSVHGAPPPPPPPPPPMQGAPPPPPPPMRGPPPPPPPPMHSAPPPPPPPMYGAPPPPPPPMRGGPPPPPSGRGAPPPPPPPMCGGVPPPPPPPSGHGVPPPPPPPGGGRAPSQPGAPPPPPPPGGRGPGPPAPPGLPGGAPPPPPSLGGRGPAAGRGRGRGIPATAPRRSSLKPLHWNKVTRALQGSLWEELQRHGETQNAQEFDVSEIESLFSATVPKSSNSGDKGGRRKPAGSKPDKVQLVDLRRAYNTEIMLTKVKMPLPDMMAAVLKMDDSVLDVDQVENLIKFCPTKEEMELLKNYTGDKEALGRCEQFFLELMKVPRVESKMRVFSFKIQFNTQVSEFTRSLNTVNSACEEVRNSSKLKEIMKKILFLGNTLNQGTARGAAVGFKLDSLLKLYDTRASTSKMTLMHYLCKILASKSPGLLDFYQDLVSLEPATKIQLKSLAEEMQALIKGLEKLKQELTASENDGPVSEVFRKTLKEFITVAETEVASVTNLYSVVGRNADALALYFGEDPARCPFEQVTVTLLNFVKLFRKAHEENIKQAELEKKKAEKEAEMEKAQGINLTKKAPK